In Mangrovivirga cuniculi, the following proteins share a genomic window:
- a CDS encoding tetratricopeptide repeat protein, translating to MNSDYYVALGQIEYKAGNYNESLQAFEQASNHSPLNLDIWLDWSFIYYDLQEFAEACNIMEEAIDELPEEAELYYRMTIYLFCEGKYQEAFNYLENALVLDFEKHTVLYEFFPKLETQKALFKIIEQFRNNDN from the coding sequence ATGAATTCGGATTATTATGTTGCTTTAGGTCAGATTGAATATAAAGCCGGTAATTACAATGAAAGCTTACAGGCATTCGAACAGGCTTCTAATCATTCGCCTCTCAATTTAGATATATGGCTGGACTGGTCGTTTATCTATTATGATTTACAGGAATTTGCTGAGGCTTGCAATATAATGGAAGAGGCAATTGATGAGCTTCCTGAGGAGGCAGAATTGTATTATCGCATGACAATTTATCTATTTTGTGAAGGTAAATACCAGGAAGCCTTTAATTATCTGGAAAATGCATTAGTTTTGGACTTTGAAAAACATACGGTGCTTTATGAATTTTTTCCAAAGTTAGAAACTCAAAAGGCATTGTTTAAAATTATTGAGCAGTTTAGAAATAACGATAATTAA
- a CDS encoding tetratricopeptide repeat protein, with protein MGEYSRMNREERELLKWFEESLVNDRMLFLELEQFEEVIELYIQMEKYGKAMKACEAALAQYPFSVDIMLLKSKVYTRIDRLDEALDMLDAASNYQPGDIEIAMLRGNICSLQGDYDGAIEIYEEAIERAEEKDELYYNLGLTYQAMGRYDHAIDAYKSCIEINMHHENALYELAYCLDMTGKLESSINYYQKFIDADPYSAIAWYNLGIVYSKLKKFEKAVDAYQYAVYIDDDFASAWYNLGNSYMTTEEFVKAKEAYEKTLDIEGPSAEVFCSLGNAFEKIEDYKSALKFYHKAVKKINFITKLYSVLHYALISRKKVLKHFTS; from the coding sequence ATGGGAGAATATTCACGAATGAACCGTGAAGAGAGGGAGTTACTCAAGTGGTTTGAAGAAAGTCTGGTCAATGACCGGATGTTATTTTTAGAGCTTGAGCAGTTCGAGGAAGTGATAGAATTATACATACAGATGGAAAAGTATGGCAAAGCTATGAAAGCTTGTGAAGCTGCTCTTGCACAGTATCCTTTTTCTGTTGATATCATGCTATTAAAATCTAAGGTTTATACCAGGATAGACAGACTGGATGAAGCTTTAGATATGCTTGATGCAGCTTCAAATTATCAGCCCGGTGATATTGAAATCGCTATGCTGAGAGGGAATATTTGTTCCCTCCAGGGAGATTATGACGGGGCGATCGAAATTTATGAAGAAGCTATAGAAAGGGCAGAGGAGAAAGATGAGTTATATTATAACCTGGGACTTACATACCAGGCGATGGGTAGATATGACCATGCAATCGATGCTTATAAATCCTGTATCGAAATTAATATGCATCATGAAAATGCTCTTTATGAGCTGGCATACTGCCTTGATATGACAGGAAAGCTTGAATCCAGTATAAATTATTACCAGAAATTTATTGATGCAGATCCATACTCTGCAATAGCATGGTATAATCTGGGGATTGTATATAGCAAACTGAAAAAGTTTGAAAAGGCTGTTGATGCATATCAGTATGCGGTTTATATCGATGATGATTTCGCCTCAGCATGGTATAACCTGGGGAACTCCTACATGACCACCGAGGAATTCGTGAAAGCCAAAGAAGCATACGAAAAAACGTTGGATATCGAAGGTCCAAGTGCTGAAGTGTTTTGTAGTCTTGGCAATGCCTTTGAAAAGATCGAAGATTATAAGTCGGCTTTAAAATTCTATCATAAAGCAGTCAAAAAGATAAATTTTATCACGAAGCTTTATTCAGTCTTGCATTATGCCTTAATAAGCAGGAAAAAAGTTTTGAAGCACTTCACTTCATAA
- a CDS encoding DUF368 domain-containing protein — translation MRSLKDSLMLFFKGLGMGSADVVPGVSGGTIAFITGIYDELLDSIKSINGEAFRLLIKGNFIGLWRYVNGSFLLPLFIGIGASIFTFANFIEHWLEEYPISVWSFFFGLIIVSAYLVWKNLKKKTPGVFVALLLGIIVAYLITTFTPATTPETYWYVFLSGCIAICAMILPGISGSFILLILGKYIFIMESVKSLKLDIIAVFALGCIVGITSFSRLVSWCLEKFHDITVGVLAGFMIGSLNKVWPWKRIDDFMLNEKDEVVVLKESNLLPSTYAEEIGDPHLLYAIGFMIIAIVFVLGLERLAIYLNNEEK, via the coding sequence ATGAGAAGCCTGAAGGATTCATTAATGCTATTTTTTAAAGGTCTGGGAATGGGTAGTGCTGATGTTGTCCCGGGTGTTTCCGGAGGTACTATCGCTTTTATTACCGGAATCTACGACGAACTTCTTGATAGTATAAAATCAATAAATGGAGAGGCTTTCAGGCTTTTGATAAAAGGAAATTTTATCGGTCTATGGAGATACGTAAATGGTAGCTTTTTACTTCCATTGTTTATTGGGATAGGAGCCTCTATTTTTACATTTGCTAATTTTATCGAACATTGGCTTGAGGAATATCCTATTTCTGTCTGGTCATTTTTTTTCGGGTTAATTATTGTATCTGCATATCTTGTTTGGAAAAATCTTAAGAAGAAAACTCCAGGTGTCTTTGTGGCCCTATTATTAGGGATTATAGTGGCTTATCTCATTACCACTTTTACTCCTGCAACAACCCCGGAGACTTACTGGTATGTGTTTCTTTCCGGTTGTATTGCAATTTGTGCAATGATTCTTCCCGGTATATCAGGGAGCTTCATATTGCTCATTCTAGGTAAGTATATATTTATCATGGAATCTGTTAAATCCTTAAAGCTTGATATTATAGCAGTTTTCGCACTTGGTTGTATCGTTGGAATTACAAGCTTTTCAAGATTGGTAAGCTGGTGTCTTGAAAAATTTCATGATATCACAGTTGGTGTTTTAGCCGGATTTATGATTGGTTCTCTTAATAAGGTTTGGCCATGGAAAAGAATAGATGATTTTATGCTGAATGAGAAGGATGAGGTAGTTGTTTTAAAAGAAAGTAATCTTTTACCTTCAACTTATGCTGAAGAAATAGGTGATCCACACTTGCTATATGCCATCGGATTTATGATAATTGCAATTGTATTTGTGTTGGGCTTAGAAAGATTAGCTATTTATTTAAATAACGAGGAGAAATGA
- a CDS encoding phosphosulfolactate synthase, with the protein MNYDLDNLPKRTEKPRQYGFTMAMDKGLSLREVEDFIETSGPYTDIVKLGWATSFVTPNLKEKIKLYKEANIPVYFGGTLFEAFIVRNQFDEYRKTIDKFGIEYAEVSDGSIELDHDIKCDFISKLSDQVTVLSEVGSKDDQKIIPPYKWIALMQAELDAGSWKVIGEAREAGNVGLFRASGEVRSGLVEEILTKIPFEKIIWEAPQKAQQVWFIKLLGANVNLGNIAPNEVIALETIRLGLRGDTFGHFIGEDATRIGK; encoded by the coding sequence ATGAATTACGATTTAGACAATCTTCCGAAGAGAACCGAAAAGCCGAGGCAGTATGGATTTACGATGGCGATGGACAAGGGGTTGAGTTTGAGAGAAGTTGAAGATTTTATTGAAACATCAGGACCATATACAGATATAGTAAAGTTAGGTTGGGCAACTTCTTTTGTTACTCCTAATCTTAAAGAAAAGATCAAATTATATAAAGAGGCGAATATTCCGGTTTATTTCGGAGGAACTCTCTTTGAAGCATTTATTGTCAGGAATCAATTTGACGAATATCGTAAAACGATTGATAAGTTTGGTATCGAGTATGCCGAAGTATCTGATGGTAGTATCGAGCTGGATCATGATATCAAATGTGATTTCATTAGCAAACTATCTGATCAGGTTACCGTACTTTCAGAAGTTGGGTCTAAAGACGATCAGAAAATCATCCCTCCTTATAAATGGATTGCACTTATGCAGGCAGAGCTTGATGCCGGATCATGGAAAGTGATCGGAGAAGCAAGAGAAGCCGGGAATGTAGGTCTTTTCAGAGCTTCAGGTGAAGTCCGTAGCGGACTTGTTGAAGAGATTCTTACCAAGATTCCTTTTGAGAAGATCATCTGGGAAGCACCACAAAAAGCTCAGCAGGTTTGGTTTATCAAATTGCTGGGAGCAAATGTGAACTTAGGTAACATTGCACCTAATGAGGTCATCGCCCTGGAAACGATCAGATTAGGACTACGAGGCGATACTTTTGGCCATTTTATTGGTGAAGATGCGACCAGAATAGGAAAATAA